GGGTCGTTGTTCAGGACCCGGTTGGCGCTGTGGAAGGACGACAGGCCCTGGATTCTCGTGCAACCGCTGACTTCCGCGCCTTGTCTTCATCGTCATGACAGCCAACCGAAGGTCGCGTTTGGCCCCGAATGATCGGGAGTTGCGGTTGTGGAGAGTTGGTCGGGCACTGACCTGGGCCTTCGCTGCGGCTGTTCTGGTCTCGGGCGGCATCTTCTACGGGCTGGTAGCGCTGCTTGGCTTCAGGGAGATTGACACCGCCGCCAAGCTCGATGCCAAGACGCTGTTCGACCTGGTGAAGCTTTCCTTTGGGGTGGTCGCCGGGGCTGGCGCGCTCGTCGCTCTGGTTGTCGCCTACCGTCGCCAACGCGTCGACGAGGCCGGCGCCCACCGTGAAGCCACGCGCCTGCACACCGAACGCTTTTCCCAAGCAGTCGACAGACTCGGATCGGACTCACCCGCAGTTCGGCTCGGTGGGGTTCACGCACTGGCTGGCCTCGCCGACGACGCTCCCACGCAGGACTTGCGTCAGACCTGCATCGACGTCCTGTGTGCCTACCTCCAGCTCCCCTTCACGCTCGATCCCGGCAACGGCGACCCGGCCCACCAGGAGGCACGCCATCGGTATCTGGCCCTTCGCAAAGTCCGGCATACGATCCTGCGCCTCATTGGTGACCACTACCGACGCCCCATGGGAACCCACCGATCCTGGCAGGGCTGCGACCTTGACCTCACCGGCGTCATCATCGACTGCAACATGGACTTCAGCGGAGCGGTGTTCTCTGGCGGCACGGTGAACTTCAGCGGAGCGGTGTTCTCTGGCGGTGCGGTGCACTTCAACCGTGCGATGTTCTCTGGCGGTGCGGTGTACTTCGGCGACGCGGTGTTCTCTGGCGGGACGGTGTACTTCAGCGGAGCGGTGTTCTCTTACGGGACGGTGCACTTTAGTGACGCGGTGTTCTCTGGCGGTGCGGTGTACTTCAGCGGAGCGGTGTTCTCTGGCGGAACGGTGCACTTCAGGGACGCGGTGTTCTCTGGCGGAACGGTGCACTTTAGTGACGCCATGTTCTCTGGCGGGACGGTCCACTTCAGCGACGCCATGTTCTCTGGCGGCGCTGTGTACTTCCGCGGAACGGTGTTCACCGGCGGCACGGTGAACTTCCGCGATGTGGTGCTCTCTGGCACTGCGGTGAACTTCCGCGGAGCGATGTTCTCTGGCGGCGCGGTGAACTTCTTAGGTGCGACGGGGCCGGTCCCCCAGGGGCTTCTCACGGCCGTCGGTACTCCTGCTCCCGCGACGGTCGTCCTTGCTTCCGCGTGGCTACCTGAGGGGGCTTACTGATCTCTTCGGTTTGGTGTCAGGTTACTCGGTGTCCGGCAGGCTGGCCTCGTGCAGCAGGTGAGCGAGATCGCCGCGGAGGATCTCGATCTCGGAGACGATTCCCTGGCCGCCGAAGCTGTCGGCGGGCATCTGGGCGGTGGTCCGGCCGCAGGCGTCGACGAGTGCGAGGCCGCGTTGGTCCACGCTCTGTGCCCTGGCCCGGTCCATCAGACCCATTCGCTCGATCACGGTGCGGCCGGCGCCGCGCAGATCCACGGTCTGCCCGCCCGGCCGGGGGTGCGGCGCGCGTTCCACGATCGTGACTCTGGAGCCTGCCTTGCGTAGCCAGTACGCCAGCGCGGGCCCGGCGATGCCAGCCCCGCAGATGAGTGTCTCGTTGTTCGGCATGATGGGAACGTACGCCGTACGCAAGAGAGTGCGCAAGCATGAAATCCCTTATCAGAGTGGGGTGTTGAGCAGTACTGCACTAGTGCTGAGGGGCGGGGGAGGGTGCTCGTGCGCGGGGATCGCCCGGAGTCGGGCGCTAGGATGACACTCATGCAGGTGCACTAGTGCAGGGGGTGTCGGTGGGCGGGCAGGCGGTGCCGCGCTACAGCCAGATCGTCGGCGAACTGCGGCAGCGGATCGAGACGGGTGAACTGGCGCCGGGCGATCGCGTGCCCTCGACCCGCGAGATCACCAAGCAGTGGGGCGTCGCGATGGCGACCGCGACCAAGGTACTCACCGAGCTGCGCCAGGAGGGGATGGTCCGTGCCGTCCCTGGCGTCGGGACGGTTGTGGCGGCCCCGAGCCGCCCGGTGCGGGCCGCCCGCCCCGCGGCCGCCTCACGCCCGGGCGGGCCGTCTGATGCGTCATCGGGCCAGGCGGCTCTCACGCTTGGACGGATCGTCGGTGCCGCCGTCGCGGTCGCCGACACGGAGGGGCTGGCTGCGGTCTCGATGCGCCGGGTGGCCGCCGAGCTCGGGGTGGCGACCATGTCGCTGTACCGGCACGTGGCCGACAAGGACGATCTGCTGACGCGGATGATGGACACGGTCATCGCGAAGTACCCGTTGCCCGCCGACCCGCCGGAGGGCTGGCGCGGGGCGATCGAGCTAGCGGCCCGGCGGCTCTGGGACCTGTTCCGCCGCCACCCGTGGTTCGCGCCGGCCCTGTCGATGACCCGCCCTCAGATGATCACTTCAGCGCTGCCGTACAGCGAGTGGACGCTTGCCACCCTGCATGCCCACGGACTCGACCTGCAGTCCGCCTTCACCGCGCACCTCATGTTGCTCAATTACGCCCGTGGTGTCGCAGTCCACCTGGAATCAGAGCAGGAGGCCGAGGCGCACAGCGGCCTGGACAGCGAGGAGTGGATGGCCACTCAGGGGCCCGCGCTCCTGGCGATTTTGGCCACCGGCCGCTTCCCCGCGCTCTCACGCCTTGCCACGGCCGGTTACGCCCTCGACCTCGACGCCCTCTTCGAGTTCGGCCTCCAGCGCCTCCTCGACGGCCTTGCCTCACTCCTCAACGAGGGCTGCGCCCACTGAACGCAGAACTCAAGGCCCTCCGGCCACCGACACCAAAAGAAGCGGCTCCAAATCGGATCCGGCCCAGTTGTGGCTGGTGGCCCTTGGGTTCGTGCCGGTTTCACGAGATCGATGATCGTTCTGCCTGTGTCTGAGCGTGCGATGGGCCATCCAGCCGGATCCTCGCGGTGTCCGGCCCGTGCGCTGGTTCTGCGCTCCTCGCCCACCGTGCGGTTGTGGTGCGGCCGTACCGCAGGAGAAGACCGCAGCAACGACCGTAAGGCCGCGGTCACGGGATCAAGAAAGCCGCCCGGCCTCGTGAAGCGCGTGGAGGGCCATCTCGTCCACGGCCGAGACTCGGTCCCGATCGGCGTAACGGAACCATGCGTGCTCGGCGATCTCCCGCGACGGGGTCAGCCCACCGCGGTGGTCGGCGGTGTAACAGATCATCCGGAAGGGGCCGTGATCCGGGTGGCCCTCGCCGATCTCGAACGTGCCGAAGTGCACCATGGAAGCGGGGTCGATCGTCGCCTGCAGTTCCTCATCGATCTCCCGCACCAGGGTCTGGCCGTCGGACTCACCCGGCTCACGATGCCCGCCCGGGAAGTAGAAGCGATCTCTGCCATGACTACGCGTCACCAATACCCGCTCGTTCCGAAGCAGGATCCACGCCACCTTCTGTGGCACGCCGTTGCCATTCGCCATGGCTTGGGACCGTATCGGAGGGCATCGTCTGCGTCAGCACCGACCGCACACTGAGCTTCTGGGAGGGTTTTGTGGGCGGGCTGGGTGTGCGTACGCCGCAGTGGGTGTGCCGTTCGGCACGGTGGTGGAAATGCCCGAGTCTTTGAAGGTTGCTCAGAACGGCAACACAGATACCCAGGAGACCGAGCTGCCTCGTTGCCGGGGGAGGAGCTCACCGTTCTGGCACCGCACCAAGCGGCGCCAGAACACTCCTTGACCCGCTGCCCCCGCGCCTCGCGAGGCCTTCCCGCCGGGCCTTCCTGCCGGGCCTTCCTGCAAAAAGGCATCTGCGACGTGCCCGTTTGGCTGTCAGAGACGACAGGTCAGGCCCCCTTTCCTGATCGGGTGTCAAGGAAGAGCGGTCGCTGACGTGAGGGGTGTGTACATCACGCCCCCACGGCGGAAGCAGGGGCAGAGACGGCAGGTGGGACGGCCGCCGCGCCGTGGCGTCCATGAGGGTGGGCCACCCGGTGCTGGGCGGCTCAACGTTTCTGCGGTGAACCTTTTCGCCCACCCGGCTGAGGCTCCTGTCGAGTGCCCGGTGTCCGCGCGCGCCGGCGGTCAGTCTGCCGGGGTGATCAAGAACTTTGTTCGCGGCCTTGCCGCGCTCAGCCTGTCCCTGACCCCTCTCCTCGCGCTGTCGCCGGTGCAGGCGGTGGGTCCCACCGAGACCACGACGCTGGCCGACGCCGTGCACCGCATTCCGGTCGCCGACGAACACCGCGAGGGCTACACCCGTACCGCGTTCAGGCACTGGAGCGCCGGTGCGGTGAAGTCCGACGGCTGCAACACCCGCGCCGAGGTACTGATCGCCGAGGCCGGCGAAGCACCGTCCGTCGGCGCGCGCTGCAAGATCACCGGTGGTGAATGGCTGTCCTACTACGACGCTCAGGAAGTCGAGGACGCCAGGGCGCTCGACGTCGACCACATGGTCCCGCTCGCCGAGGCCTGGGATTCGGGTGCCTCCGCCTGGAGCCCGGCCCGCCGCGAGGCCTACGCCAACGACCTGGCCGCTCCGGCCTCCCTGGTCGCGGTCACCGCCCGCACCAAACGCGCCAAGGCCGACCAGGACCCCTCCCAGTGGCTGCCGCCGCTGCCCGCCGCGTACTGCCGCTACGTTTCGGAGTGGGCGGCCACCAAGCTGCGCTGGGACCTGGCGGCCGATCCGGCCGAACTCGACGCCCTCGCGGTCTTTGCCTCCGGCCACTGCAAGGACACCCCCGTCACCTACACCGCCGCTTCGTAGCACGCACGGCCGGGTCCGTGCCTGGTGGTGGGGGGGGAGTTGTGCCTCGGAGCGGGGGGTGGTGGTGGCTCTCTGGTGGCCGGTCGGGTGGCCGCGCCTGCTTACTTCAGCCTCTGTGCAGCGTTGTCTGCTTGAGGCGACTCGGAACCCTACTTGGGAACTGCCGGTGTGTGGGGATGCTGTCCGGTGGTCCGCTTTGGCCGGCTGCGGGCTCTGTCGGGTGGGGGGCCTTCGCGTCCTTGGCGGGGCGGCGGTCTTGCGGGTCGCTGGCACCGCGTGGCGTGCTGGGGTGTGTGCCGGTGCGGAGTCGGCCTGTGGGGCGTGTGGGGTTTGCTGGACGTGTGCTGGAGGCTTGCTGGATGTGTGCTGGATGCCTGCTGCAGGGGGGTGTTGGTGGGGTGTGCGGTGTGGGCGTTGTGGCGTCATAGTCGGTTGTGGGTTGCGGTCGCGGCCCTGTGACCGTGCGGAGTTGCCGGTCTTTTCGGTGTCCCGGGGTGGGTGTGCCGCGCGTTGGCGCATCGGCGGGTGCCGAAGAACCTGGAACCCGTGGCTTGGTCGCCGTTGTTGAGGGATTGCGAGGCTGTTGGGCGCATGAGGTGCATCATGGACGAGTTGAGCGTTCGGGATCCCCATCCGGCGGACCCGCAGGACACGCAGTTCTTCCTCCCGCAGGGGCGCGGTTGCCCCCGCCAGGTGCCTGCGGGCCACGCTCGGCTGCGTGGCTTTTCACCGCTGGGCCGGGTGACGTGGCATGACGGCAGGCCGGTGTGGGCCGTCACCGGGCCTGGGCTGGCCCGTGAACTGCTCACCGACGCACGGCTGTCCTGCGAGCGCACATGGCCTGGATTTGCGGCGCCCGGTGGGCAGTTCGCCGCGGCCGGGGCGCGGGGAGTGCCGCTGGTCTGCGTCGAGGGCGCGGAGTGCGAGGCTCGGTGTCGGCTGCTGAGCCCGCTCTTCACAGCGCGGCGGGCCGCGTTGATGCGGCCGCGGATCCTGCGGATCGTGGATCAGTTGCTGGATTCCATGGAGCGGCAGGGCCCGCCGGCGGAGTTGGCGTCCACCTTCGCGCTGCCCGTGTCGTCGAGGGTGATCTGCACGGTGCTGGGCGTGCCGGAGATTGATCACGAGTTCTTCGAAGAACGCACCGAACGGCTGCTGAGCGGCCAGAGCGTGCAGGAGGCCGCCCTTGCCCGTGCGGAACTGGAGAAGTACCTGGGCGAGTTGACCGGCCACAGGCGGCGCGTGGCGGGCGAGGGGCTGCTCGGTGATCTGATGCGCCCTGACACTCCGAGTGGCCCGTTGAGCCGGGAGGAACTGACCGCGCTGGCGGGGATGCTGTGGGCGGGCCACGAGACGACGGCCGGCATGATCTCGCGCGGGGTCTTCACGCTGCTGCGTCATCCCGAGCAGTTGGCGGCTGTGCGGGCAGGGGAAACAACCATGGACGCTGTGGTGGGGGAACTCCTTGGGCATCGGCCGGTGCCGGACGGGCTGCTGCGGGTCGCTGTCGAGGATATTGAGGTGGCGGGCCACACGATCCGGGCCGGCGAGGGCGTCCTCTTCATGACGGCGGTCATCGACCGGGACGGCTCGGGTTTCGCGCAGCCCGCCCCGCTCGACCGGGACGGTTTCGTAGGCCGGCACCTGGCTTTTGGCTTCGGCGCCCGTCCGTGCCCGGGTCAGGATCTCGCGCGCGTTCAACTCGAGATCGCGCTTGGGCGTCTGTTCGAACGGCTTCCCGGGCTGCGGCTTGCCGGCCGGGCCAAGGAGATCCGTTCCAGGCCCGCGGCCTTGAGGGTTGAGGGTCTGCTCGAGCTGCCGGTGGGGTGGTGAACAAGATGAGGATCGAGGTCGATCTGGACCGCTGCGTGGGGGCGGGCATGTGTGCCCTGACGGCGCCGGCGGTGTTCACGCAGGACGACGACGGGTTCAGTGTGGTGCTTGCCGGCCAGGACACGGCGGCCGACGTGCCTCCGATGGCGAGGGAAGCCGCACGGGCCTGCCCCGTCAGCGCGGTATCGCTCCTGCACGAGGACTGACGCCTCTCGTGCAGGAGGGCCGTCACAGCGGGAGCGTTATCCCCCTTTCCTTCAGCGCCGTGGACGGCGGGCCGCCCTTCGAGCACGTGGGTCTGGTACTCCTTGACGCACGGCGTGAGGGGAGGGGGATCCACTGCTTCGCCCAGGGGCTGCGATGGCATAGAGGCCTTCGGGCTGGCTGTCGCGGTCGTGGGGCAGCAGCCAGAACACACGGCGCCGGAAGGTGCCCGGTGCCCGGGATGCTTGGGCGGTGGGGCCGGGCACGGCAGAGCCGGCCATGCGCCGCTCACGGTGGGCGGGCTTTCCCGTGCGGGTGGGAAGGCGGTCCAGGCTCTGGCGGAGGTAGTCGAGCCGGTCGATGTCCGTGGGCCAGACGAGGGCGGTCTCGTGGCTGATCTCGCCCTTGAGTGATC
This Streptomyces sp. NBC_01283 DNA region includes the following protein-coding sequences:
- a CDS encoding ferredoxin translates to MRIEVDLDRCVGAGMCALTAPAVFTQDDDGFSVVLAGQDTAADVPPMAREAARACPVSAVSLLHED
- a CDS encoding DUF6009 family protein, with translation MSHETALVWPTDIDRLDYLRQSLDRLPTRTGKPAHRERRMAGSAVPGPTAQASRAPGTFRRRVFWLLPHDRDSQPEGLYAIAAPGRSSGSPSPHAVRQGVPDPRARRAARRPRR
- a CDS encoding pentapeptide repeat-containing protein — translated: MTANRRSRLAPNDRELRLWRVGRALTWAFAAAVLVSGGIFYGLVALLGFREIDTAAKLDAKTLFDLVKLSFGVVAGAGALVALVVAYRRQRVDEAGAHREATRLHTERFSQAVDRLGSDSPAVRLGGVHALAGLADDAPTQDLRQTCIDVLCAYLQLPFTLDPGNGDPAHQEARHRYLALRKVRHTILRLIGDHYRRPMGTHRSWQGCDLDLTGVIIDCNMDFSGAVFSGGTVNFSGAVFSGGAVHFNRAMFSGGAVYFGDAVFSGGTVYFSGAVFSYGTVHFSDAVFSGGAVYFSGAVFSGGTVHFRDAVFSGGTVHFSDAMFSGGTVHFSDAMFSGGAVYFRGTVFTGGTVNFRDVVLSGTAVNFRGAMFSGGAVNFLGATGPVPQGLLTAVGTPAPATVVLASAWLPEGAY
- a CDS encoding HNH endonuclease family protein, encoding MIKNFVRGLAALSLSLTPLLALSPVQAVGPTETTTLADAVHRIPVADEHREGYTRTAFRHWSAGAVKSDGCNTRAEVLIAEAGEAPSVGARCKITGGEWLSYYDAQEVEDARALDVDHMVPLAEAWDSGASAWSPARREAYANDLAAPASLVAVTARTKRAKADQDPSQWLPPLPAAYCRYVSEWAATKLRWDLAADPAELDALAVFASGHCKDTPVTYTAAS
- a CDS encoding TetR/AcrR family transcriptional regulator C-terminal domain-containing protein, which translates into the protein MQGVSVGGQAVPRYSQIVGELRQRIETGELAPGDRVPSTREITKQWGVAMATATKVLTELRQEGMVRAVPGVGTVVAAPSRPVRAARPAAASRPGGPSDASSGQAALTLGRIVGAAVAVADTEGLAAVSMRRVAAELGVATMSLYRHVADKDDLLTRMMDTVIAKYPLPADPPEGWRGAIELAARRLWDLFRRHPWFAPALSMTRPQMITSALPYSEWTLATLHAHGLDLQSAFTAHLMLLNYARGVAVHLESEQEAEAHSGLDSEEWMATQGPALLAILATGRFPALSRLATAGYALDLDALFEFGLQRLLDGLASLLNEGCAH
- a CDS encoding NUDIX domain-containing protein; the encoded protein is MANGNGVPQKVAWILLRNERVLVTRSHGRDRFYFPGGHREPGESDGQTLVREIDEELQATIDPASMVHFGTFEIGEGHPDHGPFRMICYTADHRGGLTPSREIAEHAWFRYADRDRVSAVDEMALHALHEAGRLS
- a CDS encoding cytochrome P450; protein product: MDELSVRDPHPADPQDTQFFLPQGRGCPRQVPAGHARLRGFSPLGRVTWHDGRPVWAVTGPGLARELLTDARLSCERTWPGFAAPGGQFAAAGARGVPLVCVEGAECEARCRLLSPLFTARRAALMRPRILRIVDQLLDSMERQGPPAELASTFALPVSSRVICTVLGVPEIDHEFFEERTERLLSGQSVQEAALARAELEKYLGELTGHRRRVAGEGLLGDLMRPDTPSGPLSREELTALAGMLWAGHETTAGMISRGVFTLLRHPEQLAAVRAGETTMDAVVGELLGHRPVPDGLLRVAVEDIEVAGHTIRAGEGVLFMTAVIDRDGSGFAQPAPLDRDGFVGRHLAFGFGARPCPGQDLARVQLEIALGRLFERLPGLRLAGRAKEIRSRPAALRVEGLLELPVGW
- a CDS encoding FAD-dependent monooxygenase, translated to MPNNETLICGAGIAGPALAYWLRKAGSRVTIVERAPHPRPGGQTVDLRGAGRTVIERMGLMDRARAQSVDQRGLALVDACGRTTAQMPADSFGGQGIVSEIEILRGDLAHLLHEASLPDTE